The following are encoded together in the Bacillus cereus group sp. RP43 genome:
- a CDS encoding GAF domain-containing protein: MFQENRTNELVILKEIAETLNTSNDTYHVLQAVLEKLLNVTGLTTGWIFLADKNGRYTKLIDYQLPEGLRFENKRPMCEGNCWCLHRFVEGKLERAVNIIECKRINNAIEYNWGDTEGIVHHATVPLKAGEDEFGVLNVASPGKTHFSEEELVLLQSVAFQIGTALKRTKLYENEKRRAHYYVKLERFIQALRTIHKFNALPEEIVKQIGSLFLWEQVVFFSREENELVVRAAYKTDELQEDLKSAAQEALEKEESVLLKRQVGNIEHPNRAVIAIPIHIQDHIFGVLSVSSNNGEFDINTIDVVQALANHISLMIENLRLNEKRRELVRMEERNRLARDLHDSVSQKLFSLTFMTKGAEAVLKGQNEKVDHSLYEMRELAQGALKEMRTLIWQLRPAGLEKGLLPALKQYGESLGLKIREQVTGVRDLPRVVEEALWRIGQEALNNVSKHANVREATIYFKVTEKNVSLEIVDQGNGFVEKDIKEKKSLGMTTMRERVELVGGTIKIVSSKKRTSVKVNVPL, translated from the coding sequence ATGTTTCAAGAGAATCGTACAAATGAATTAGTTATATTAAAAGAGATTGCAGAAACGTTGAACACCTCAAATGATACATATCATGTCCTTCAAGCTGTGTTGGAAAAGCTATTGAATGTAACTGGTTTAACGACAGGGTGGATTTTCCTTGCGGATAAAAATGGTAGGTATACAAAATTAATTGATTACCAATTACCAGAGGGATTGAGATTCGAAAATAAACGACCGATGTGTGAGGGGAATTGTTGGTGCTTACATCGCTTTGTGGAAGGAAAACTAGAGCGAGCGGTTAATATTATTGAATGTAAGAGAATTAATAATGCGATTGAATATAACTGGGGAGATACAGAAGGAATTGTGCATCATGCGACAGTACCGCTAAAAGCGGGAGAAGATGAATTCGGCGTATTAAATGTGGCTAGCCCAGGTAAAACGCATTTTTCTGAAGAAGAATTAGTACTATTACAATCAGTTGCCTTTCAAATTGGAACAGCGTTAAAGCGTACGAAATTATATGAAAATGAAAAGAGAAGAGCTCATTATTATGTAAAGTTAGAACGTTTTATTCAAGCTTTAAGGACAATTCATAAATTTAATGCATTGCCTGAGGAGATTGTAAAGCAAATAGGGAGCTTGTTTCTATGGGAGCAAGTCGTATTCTTTAGTAGAGAAGAAAATGAACTTGTCGTAAGGGCCGCATATAAGACAGATGAACTACAAGAGGATTTGAAATCGGCAGCACAGGAAGCGTTGGAAAAAGAAGAGTCTGTCTTGTTGAAGCGTCAGGTTGGTAATATAGAGCATCCCAATAGGGCAGTTATCGCTATTCCGATACATATTCAAGATCATATATTTGGAGTATTAAGTGTAAGTTCTAATAATGGAGAATTTGATATAAATACGATAGATGTAGTACAAGCGTTAGCAAATCATATTTCATTAATGATAGAGAACTTAAGATTAAATGAAAAACGCCGCGAACTTGTACGAATGGAAGAGCGTAATCGTTTAGCTAGAGATTTACATGATTCTGTTTCACAAAAGTTGTTTTCATTAACGTTTATGACGAAAGGTGCTGAAGCTGTCTTAAAGGGTCAAAATGAAAAGGTAGATCATTCTTTGTATGAGATGCGTGAATTAGCACAAGGTGCCTTAAAAGAAATGAGGACATTAATTTGGCAGCTCCGTCCGGCTGGATTAGAGAAAGGGTTATTACCAGCTTTAAAGCAGTATGGTGAAAGTTTAGGATTGAAAATTCGGGAGCAAGTTACAGGTGTGCGTGATTTGCCGCGTGTAGTAGAAGAAGCGCTATGGCGAATTGGACAAGAAGCTTTAAATAACGTAAGTAAGCATGCGAATGTAAGAGAAGCGACGATTTATTTCAAAGTGACGGAGAAAAATGTATCATTAGAAATAGTCGATCAAGGAAATGGGTTTGTAGAAAAGGATATAAAAGAGAAGAAATCACTTGGTATGACTACGATGCGTGAAAGAGTAGAATTAGTTGGTGGAACAATTAAAATTGTAAGTAGCAAGAAACGAACGAGTGTAAAAGTAAATGTACCATTATGA
- a CDS encoding response regulator transcription factor: protein MKIKVLLVDDHTVVLKGLAFFLSTQEDFELVGEANNGKEALVKVGETSPDVVLMDLYMPEMDGIEATACIKKEYPNVKVIVLTSFSDQAHVLPALKAGASGYILKDIEPDQLVEAIRSAYKGNIQLHPDIANALLSQTLPQEEKEEEPSVQVDVLTARENEVLQLLAKGMSNKEIASVLVITEKTVKAHMSSILSKLHLSDRTQAALYAVKNGIV from the coding sequence GTGAAAATAAAAGTATTGTTAGTTGATGATCATACAGTTGTTTTAAAAGGATTGGCATTTTTTCTAAGCACACAGGAAGATTTTGAATTAGTTGGGGAAGCAAACAATGGGAAAGAAGCGTTGGTGAAAGTAGGCGAAACAAGTCCAGATGTCGTATTAATGGATTTATATATGCCTGAGATGGATGGAATTGAGGCAACAGCTTGTATTAAAAAAGAATATCCAAACGTGAAAGTAATTGTATTAACTAGTTTTTCTGACCAAGCTCATGTATTGCCGGCACTAAAAGCTGGGGCGAGTGGTTATATTTTAAAAGATATAGAACCAGATCAGCTTGTTGAAGCTATTCGAAGCGCGTATAAAGGTAATATTCAACTACATCCAGATATAGCAAATGCCCTTCTTTCTCAAACATTACCACAGGAAGAGAAAGAAGAAGAACCTTCAGTTCAAGTGGATGTGTTAACAGCGAGAGAAAATGAAGTACTGCAGCTATTGGCGAAAGGGATGAGTAATAAAGAAATTGCTTCTGTTTTAGTTATTACAGAAAAAACGGTAAAAGCTCATATGAGTAGTATTTTGAGTAAGTTACATTTATCCGATCGCACACAAGCAGCATTATATGCGGTGAAAAATGGAATTGTATAA
- a CDS encoding FMN-dependent NADH-azoreductase has translation MATVLFVKANNRPAEQAVSVRLYEAFLANYKEAHPNDTVVELDLYKEELPYVGVDMINGTFKAGRGFDLTEEEAKVVAVADKYLNQFLEADKVVFGFPLWNLTIPAVLHTYIDYLNRAGKTFKYTPEGPVGLIGDKKIALLNARGGVYSEGPAAEMEMAVKYVASMMGFFGATNMKTVVIEGHNQFPDKAEEIITAGLEEAAKVASKF, from the coding sequence ATGGCAACAGTTTTATTTGTAAAAGCAAACAACCGCCCAGCGGAACAAGCAGTAAGTGTGAGATTATACGAGGCATTTTTAGCAAACTATAAAGAAGCACATCCAAATGATACAGTAGTAGAACTTGATTTATATAAAGAAGAATTACCATATGTAGGCGTAGATATGATTAATGGTACATTCAAAGCAGGTAGAGGATTTGATTTAACAGAAGAAGAAGCAAAAGTGGTAGCAGTTGCTGATAAGTATTTAAATCAATTTCTAGAAGCTGATAAAGTAGTTTTCGGTTTCCCATTATGGAACTTAACGATTCCAGCCGTATTACACACGTATATTGATTATTTAAACCGTGCTGGTAAAACGTTTAAATATACACCAGAGGGTCCAGTTGGGCTTATTGGAGATAAGAAGATTGCGTTATTAAATGCACGCGGCGGCGTATATTCTGAAGGACCAGCAGCTGAAATGGAAATGGCTGTTAAATACGTAGCAAGCATGATGGGCTTCTTCGGCGCAACAAACATGAAAACAGTAGTTATCGAAGGACATAACCAATTCCCAGATAAAGCAGAAGAAATCATTACAGCAGGTCTTGAAGAAGCGGCTAAAGTAGCAAGTAAATTTTAA
- a CDS encoding transcriptional regulator YeiL: protein MKVSKNNEEISHYMQTYNLHTLFSFDVLPYAELHSFQKKEKICTEGVDFPYLYYLISGKAKIYMSHKNGKVSLINFIQAPSFIGELGLIGVESFTKAVEVIDDCICLALPLKNCQHLLLQDATFLQKLCKFIGEKTIVRTESYAKNNSYPFENRLAAFILLTEQNNCYTEKHTEASEYLNVSYRHLLYVLNQFCQQNYLKKEGRTYYIQDRNQLEKLADELKI from the coding sequence ATGAAAGTCAGCAAAAATAACGAAGAAATTTCTCATTACATGCAAACTTACAACCTCCACACTCTTTTTTCTTTTGATGTCTTACCGTATGCTGAGCTACATTCCTTTCAAAAGAAAGAAAAGATATGTACTGAAGGGGTTGATTTCCCTTATCTTTATTATTTAATTTCTGGGAAAGCAAAAATATATATGAGTCACAAAAACGGAAAGGTTTCATTAATTAACTTTATTCAAGCACCTTCGTTCATTGGAGAATTAGGATTAATTGGTGTAGAATCCTTTACTAAAGCAGTTGAGGTAATCGATGATTGTATTTGCTTAGCACTTCCTCTTAAAAATTGTCAGCATCTTTTATTGCAAGATGCTACCTTTTTACAGAAACTATGCAAATTCATTGGCGAAAAAACAATTGTCCGAACAGAAAGTTATGCAAAAAACAATAGTTATCCGTTCGAAAATCGATTAGCGGCGTTTATTCTATTAACAGAACAAAATAATTGCTATACCGAAAAACATACCGAAGCCTCAGAATACTTAAACGTCAGTTATCGTCATCTTTTATATGTATTAAACCAGTTTTGCCAGCAAAATTATTTAAAAAAAGAAGGCCGAACATATTATATACAAGATCGAAATCAATTAGAAAAACTTGCTGATGAGCTAAAAATATAA
- a CDS encoding YjjG family noncanonical pyrimidine nucleotidase — translation MKKYKTLLFDVDDTLLDFQTAEKIALRMLFEEKGLLLTDEIEERYKKINKGLWGSFEKGEITRNEIVNTRFSILFKEYGEEVDGILFENNYRSYLEEGNQLMQGAFEFINQIQSEYDLYIVTNGISKTQDKRLRNAGLHSLFKGIFVSEDTGFQKPMKEYFDYAFERIPNFASEEGLIIGDSLSADIKGGYVAGIDTCWFNPEKKSNDSEIVPTYEVHSFEDLYALLKRHV, via the coding sequence ATGAAAAAATATAAAACATTGCTATTTGATGTAGATGATACATTACTAGATTTTCAAACGGCTGAGAAAATCGCTTTACGGATGCTTTTTGAAGAGAAGGGGCTTCTTTTAACCGATGAAATAGAGGAGCGTTATAAAAAAATAAATAAAGGCCTTTGGGGTTCTTTTGAAAAAGGTGAAATAACGCGAAATGAAATTGTAAATACACGATTTTCCATTTTGTTTAAAGAGTACGGGGAAGAAGTAGATGGGATATTATTCGAAAATAATTATCGTAGCTACTTAGAAGAAGGAAACCAACTAATGCAAGGTGCGTTTGAATTTATAAATCAAATTCAAAGTGAGTATGATTTATATATAGTGACAAACGGTATTTCTAAGACGCAGGATAAACGTTTACGTAATGCAGGGTTACATTCATTGTTTAAAGGTATTTTTGTTTCTGAAGATACAGGTTTTCAAAAGCCGATGAAAGAGTATTTTGATTATGCTTTTGAAAGGATTCCTAACTTTGCTTCTGAAGAAGGGCTTATTATTGGGGATTCATTAAGCGCCGATATTAAAGGTGGATATGTAGCGGGAATTGATACTTGTTGGTTTAATCCAGAAAAGAAATCAAATGATAGCGAGATTGTGCCAACATATGAAGTGCATAGTTTTGAAGATTTATACGCTCTATTGAAGCGGCATGTGTAA
- a CDS encoding chloride channel protein produces MTNKKDMHYILVLYGILLGSIVGATVWLFLVTINIGIHFIWGYLPTIFSSPPYYTICVTIIGGILVGLTQKYFGTYPRLMPEVMAEYKKTGRIEYSFVHKATLTAIIVLIFGASLGPEAALVGIIGGLCTWVGDRFNFALKGMNELTEVGIGATLSVIFNAPLFGYLAPNENEGEQINEFSKGKKAIVYLATTFAGFSVYLLLSKLDNRGSFIVDFGEGSLALNEWIAFLPLASIGVIVGFFYFKLEFALEKLIHPFREYKVSLGIIGGILLGVTGTFLPYTLFSGEHQLKDLVVEWSHLSFWVLLLSGVLKLCITAVCLNTGWRGGHIFPIIFAGSSIGYAIASIIPIDPIASVAIVTTAISSYALKKPIAITLLLLMFFPLNLLLPMLGAAAIGNAFPLPKHNEATN; encoded by the coding sequence ATGACAAATAAAAAGGACATGCACTATATACTCGTCCTATATGGCATTCTTTTAGGCTCTATAGTAGGAGCTACAGTCTGGTTATTTTTAGTTACAATAAATATCGGAATTCACTTTATTTGGGGATACTTACCTACTATTTTCTCTTCTCCGCCTTATTACACCATTTGTGTAACAATCATCGGTGGTATCCTCGTTGGTTTAACACAAAAATACTTCGGTACATATCCACGTCTTATGCCCGAAGTGATGGCTGAATATAAAAAAACAGGTAGAATCGAATACAGTTTTGTACATAAAGCTACTTTAACTGCGATTATCGTTTTAATATTTGGAGCTAGTTTAGGCCCAGAAGCAGCACTTGTTGGAATTATCGGTGGACTTTGTACATGGGTAGGAGATCGCTTTAATTTTGCTTTAAAGGGAATGAATGAACTAACAGAGGTTGGAATTGGTGCTACTTTAAGTGTAATTTTTAATGCACCATTATTCGGTTACTTAGCTCCGAATGAAAATGAGGGTGAGCAAATTAATGAATTTTCGAAAGGAAAAAAAGCAATTGTATATTTAGCTACCACTTTTGCCGGTTTTTCCGTTTACTTATTGCTTAGTAAACTCGATAATCGTGGATCCTTTATTGTTGATTTTGGGGAAGGGTCTCTTGCTCTTAATGAATGGATCGCCTTTCTACCACTTGCTAGCATTGGTGTTATAGTTGGTTTCTTTTATTTCAAATTAGAATTCGCATTAGAGAAATTAATCCATCCCTTCAGGGAATACAAGGTATCACTTGGAATTATAGGCGGTATTTTATTAGGAGTTACAGGAACTTTTCTCCCGTATACGTTATTTTCAGGGGAACATCAATTAAAAGATTTAGTCGTTGAATGGAGCCATTTGTCCTTCTGGGTACTACTTCTTTCAGGGGTTTTAAAATTATGTATTACTGCCGTTTGTTTAAATACGGGTTGGCGCGGCGGACATATTTTCCCAATTATATTTGCTGGATCAAGTATCGGATATGCTATAGCTTCTATTATCCCTATAGATCCAATAGCTTCTGTAGCCATCGTCACGACAGCTATTTCAAGCTATGCATTAAAAAAACCAATAGCTATAACATTACTATTGCTCATGTTTTTCCCGCTCAATTTATTATTACCGATGCTTGGAGCTGCGGCAATTGGTAATGCTTTTCCGCTTCCTAAACATAACGAAGCTACAAATTAA
- a CDS encoding bifunctional O-acetylhomoserine aminocarboxypropyltransferase/cysteine synthase: protein MGESWGKGTICVQGGYTPKNGEPRVLPLYQSTTYKYDTSDDLAALFNLEAEGYIYTRIGNPTLAAFEQKLSDLEGGVGAVATASGQAAIMLAVLNICSSGDHLLCSSTVYGGTFNLFGVSLRKLGIDVTFFNPNLTADEIVALANDKTKLVYAESLGNPAMNVLNFKELSTAAKELEVPFIVDNTLATPYLCQAFEHGANIIVHSTTKYIDGHASSLGGIVIDGGNFDWTNGKYPELVEPDPSYHGVSYVQNFGAAAYIVKARVQLLRDYGNCMSPFNAYISNIGLETLHLRMERHSENALEVAKWLANHDRIEWVNYPGLDSNENYSLAQKYLKKGASGVLTFGIKGGLEAAKEFIANVKLATLVTHVADARTCVIHPASTTHRQLSTENQRLAGVTSDLIRLSVGIEDVSDIIADLEAALVGGKQHADHN, encoded by the coding sequence ATGGGAGAATCATGGGGGAAAGGAACGATTTGTGTGCAAGGTGGCTATACGCCAAAAAATGGTGAGCCGCGTGTTTTGCCACTTTATCAAAGTACAACGTATAAATACGATACGTCAGATGATTTAGCAGCACTATTTAATTTAGAGGCAGAAGGATATATATATACGCGTATTGGAAATCCTACTCTAGCTGCATTTGAGCAGAAGTTATCAGATTTAGAAGGCGGTGTAGGGGCTGTTGCAACAGCTTCTGGGCAGGCAGCTATTATGCTTGCGGTTTTAAATATTTGCAGTAGTGGAGACCATTTACTTTGTTCTTCAACTGTTTACGGAGGAACGTTTAATTTATTTGGAGTGAGTTTGCGTAAGCTTGGTATCGATGTTACGTTCTTTAATCCTAATTTAACGGCAGATGAAATTGTGGCACTTGCTAATGATAAGACAAAACTCGTTTATGCAGAGTCATTAGGAAATCCAGCAATGAACGTTTTGAATTTCAAAGAACTTTCAACGGCAGCAAAAGAATTAGAAGTACCTTTTATCGTTGATAATACATTAGCGACGCCTTATTTATGCCAGGCGTTTGAACATGGGGCAAATATCATTGTCCATTCTACAACGAAATATATTGATGGCCATGCAAGTTCTCTAGGCGGCATTGTAATAGATGGAGGGAACTTCGATTGGACAAATGGAAAATACCCTGAGCTTGTCGAACCGGATCCGAGTTATCACGGCGTAAGCTATGTTCAAAATTTTGGAGCAGCAGCGTATATTGTGAAAGCACGCGTTCAGTTATTAAGAGACTACGGAAACTGTATGAGCCCATTCAATGCATATATTAGCAACATTGGCCTTGAAACATTGCATTTACGAATGGAGCGTCATAGTGAAAATGCTCTCGAAGTTGCTAAGTGGCTTGCTAATCATGATCGCATTGAATGGGTGAATTATCCAGGGTTAGATAGTAATGAAAATTACTCGTTAGCACAAAAGTATTTGAAAAAAGGTGCTAGTGGAGTTTTAACATTTGGTATTAAGGGCGGATTAGAAGCAGCAAAAGAATTTATCGCAAATGTAAAGCTTGCAACTCTTGTAACGCATGTAGCTGACGCAAGAACTTGTGTAATCCATCCTGCTAGTACGACGCACAGACAATTAAGCACAGAAAATCAGCGTTTAGCTGGTGTTACATCTGATTTAATCCGTTTATCGGTCGGTATAGAAGATGTTTCTGATATTATTGCAGATTTAGAAGCGGCGCTAGTCGGAGGCAAACAACATGCCGATCATAATTGA
- the metA gene encoding homoserine O-succinyltransferase: MPIIIDKDLPARKVLQKENIFVMTKERAVTQDIRALKIAILNLMPTKQETEAQLLRLIGNTPLQLDVHLLHMESHLSRNVAQDHLTSFYKTFRDIENEKFDGLIITGAPVETLSFEEVDYWEELGRIMEYSKTNVTSTLHICWGAQAGLYYHYGVPKYPLAEKMFGVFEHEVREQHVKLLQGFDEVFFAPHSRHTEVRESDIEKVKELTLLASSEEAGVHLVIGQEGRQVFALGHSEYSCDTLKKEYERDCQKGLNIDVPKNYFKHNNPNEKPLVRWRSHGNLLFSNWLNYYVYQETPYIL, translated from the coding sequence ATGCCGATCATAATTGATAAAGATTTACCAGCTCGCAAAGTATTGCAGAAGGAAAATATTTTTGTAATGACGAAGGAGCGAGCAGTAACACAAGATATACGTGCTTTGAAAATTGCTATATTAAATTTAATGCCTACAAAACAAGAAACAGAGGCGCAATTACTTCGTTTAATTGGAAATACACCGTTGCAATTAGATGTGCATTTACTTCATATGGAATCGCATCTGTCTCGCAATGTAGCGCAGGACCATTTAACGAGCTTCTATAAAACATTCCGTGATATTGAGAATGAAAAATTTGATGGACTCATTATTACAGGAGCACCAGTTGAAACTCTTTCTTTTGAAGAAGTAGATTATTGGGAAGAACTTGGACGTATTATGGAGTATTCAAAAACGAATGTAACATCTACGCTTCATATTTGCTGGGGGGCACAAGCAGGTTTGTATTATCACTATGGTGTGCCGAAGTACCCTCTTGCGGAAAAAATGTTTGGTGTATTTGAACATGAGGTTCGCGAGCAACATGTGAAATTGTTACAAGGGTTTGATGAAGTGTTTTTTGCTCCGCATTCTCGTCATACAGAAGTACGAGAGAGCGATATTGAAAAAGTGAAAGAATTAACGTTATTAGCCAGTTCTGAAGAAGCGGGTGTTCATCTTGTTATTGGGCAAGAGGGAAGGCAAGTTTTCGCACTCGGACATAGTGAATACAGTTGTGATACGTTAAAGAAAGAATACGAACGGGACTGCCAAAAAGGGTTAAATATTGATGTGCCAAAAAATTATTTTAAACATAATAATCCAAATGAGAAGCCGCTTGTTAGGTGGAGGAGTCATGGGAATTTATTATTCTCTAATTGGCTGAATTATTACGTGTATCAAGAAACCCCTTATATATTGTAA
- a CDS encoding homoserine dehydrogenase, with protein MKEIQVGLLGLGTVGSGVVRIITDHQERLIHQVGCPVKVTKVLVQNIEKEREVDVPSTLLTQNANEILDNSNIDVVIEVMGGIDDAKAYILQALQSGKHVVTANKDLMALHGAELLAVAKDNKADLFYEASVAGGIPILRSIVEGLSSDLITKVMGIVNGTTNFILTKMSDEGRAYNDVLKEAQQLGFAEADPTSDVEGLDAARKMTILATLGFSTNVELGDVKVKGITSITAEDIEYSKSLGYTIKLIGLAKRDGEKLEVTVEPTLLPNAHPLAAVQNEYNAVYVYGEAVGETMFYGPGAGSLPTATAVVSDLVAVMQNIRLGVNGNSAVVPQYQKVLKEPDEIVVKKFLRLHVKDEIGVFAKITSLFSERGVSFEKIIQMPLEEKGKAEIVIVTHRASLADYEYILHTLQSYEEIDCVKANYRIEGDAK; from the coding sequence ATGAAAGAAATTCAAGTGGGGTTATTAGGTCTTGGGACAGTTGGTAGTGGTGTAGTTCGTATTATTACAGATCATCAAGAACGACTTATACACCAAGTAGGTTGTCCAGTGAAAGTAACGAAAGTATTGGTGCAAAACATTGAGAAAGAGAGAGAAGTAGACGTGCCTTCTACTCTATTAACACAAAATGCAAATGAAATTTTAGATAATTCAAATATTGATGTTGTCATCGAAGTGATGGGTGGCATTGATGATGCAAAAGCATATATTTTACAAGCTTTACAAAGCGGGAAGCACGTTGTGACTGCAAATAAAGATTTAATGGCGTTACACGGAGCGGAACTATTAGCAGTAGCAAAGGATAATAAGGCTGATTTATTTTACGAAGCAAGTGTAGCTGGAGGGATTCCAATTTTACGGAGCATCGTAGAAGGACTTTCCTCAGATCTTATTACGAAAGTAATGGGAATTGTAAATGGGACGACAAATTTTATTTTGACGAAAATGTCAGACGAAGGGAGAGCATATAACGACGTGTTAAAAGAAGCTCAGCAGCTTGGATTTGCAGAAGCAGATCCAACATCAGACGTAGAAGGTTTAGATGCAGCAAGAAAAATGACGATTTTGGCTACTCTCGGTTTCTCTACAAATGTAGAGCTTGGAGATGTGAAGGTAAAAGGAATTACTTCTATTACAGCAGAAGATATTGAATATAGTAAGAGCTTAGGCTATACAATTAAATTAATTGGTCTCGCAAAGCGAGATGGCGAGAAATTAGAGGTTACAGTTGAGCCAACTTTACTTCCAAATGCACACCCTCTTGCGGCAGTGCAAAATGAATATAATGCTGTCTATGTGTATGGTGAAGCGGTAGGAGAAACGATGTTTTATGGACCGGGAGCAGGAAGTTTACCGACAGCGACAGCTGTTGTTTCTGACCTAGTTGCTGTAATGCAAAATATTAGGCTTGGTGTAAACGGAAATAGTGCGGTAGTCCCGCAATATCAAAAGGTACTAAAAGAGCCAGATGAAATTGTTGTGAAAAAGTTTTTAAGACTTCATGTGAAAGACGAAATTGGTGTGTTTGCAAAAATTACATCCTTGTTCTCTGAGCGCGGTGTTAGTTTTGAAAAGATTATTCAAATGCCACTTGAAGAGAAAGGGAAAGCAGAAATCGTAATTGTAACGCATCGTGCTTCTCTTGCGGATTATGAGTACATTCTACATACATTGCAATCGTATGAAGAAATAGATTGTGTGAAAGCAAACTATCGAATTGAAGGAGATGCTAAGTAG
- a CDS encoding YitT family protein, producing the protein MLRFKLEYIFFIGGLLILAIGINMMTTITSFGLSPYDSFFIALYQNFGISIGFWIFMINFVFTLIVLFWDKKQITIGTIVTMILISLFVDWVGSITTIMDAIRSLPKYITLICGNLFVGAGIGLYVSTNLCAAPQEAFVLTVAEKKKWTFRRTEISLAFLFLTLSFLLDGPIYFGTIILSFTTGWIIQAFIQVGTQILNRKNPIKQAA; encoded by the coding sequence ATGCTTCGATTCAAATTAGAATATATATTTTTCATTGGCGGTTTACTCATTCTCGCCATCGGTATTAATATGATGACGACAATTACTTCCTTTGGACTTAGCCCTTATGATTCCTTCTTTATTGCACTATATCAAAATTTTGGGATAAGTATTGGTTTTTGGATTTTTATGATTAACTTTGTTTTTACCCTAATCGTACTCTTTTGGGACAAAAAACAAATTACAATCGGCACAATTGTCACAATGATTCTTATTTCTCTTTTTGTTGATTGGGTTGGTTCTATTACGACTATTATGGACGCTATCCGCTCTCTTCCAAAATATATAACACTTATTTGCGGAAATCTATTCGTCGGAGCTGGAATTGGTCTTTACGTCTCTACTAACCTTTGCGCAGCACCTCAAGAGGCTTTCGTTTTAACTGTTGCTGAGAAAAAGAAATGGACATTTAGAAGAACAGAAATTTCATTAGCTTTTTTATTTTTAACATTAAGCTTCTTATTAGATGGGCCAATCTATTTTGGAACAATTATCTTATCCTTTACAACAGGTTGGATTATTCAAGCATTTATTCAAGTTGGTACGCAGATTTTAAATAGAAAAAACCCTATTAAGCAAGCCGCTTAA
- a CDS encoding substrate-binding domain-containing protein, whose product MTNIRKIAELAGVSVSTVSRVLNNHPYVNEQKRKEILAIIEELNYTQNVNAIHLVKGKTNVIGVLLPHVNDQYYSAIIGGISKETAKNNYNMMLCQTNYSEEKELEILQMLKMKKLDGVIICSRTNSKEKLEEYTKFGPIVMCEEIDSNFISSVHIDYYKVFLRGMKSLIDAGHTRIGYCIGRSNSINSQRRKKAYEDSLQQIVITPLDAWKFKGCFTVEDGRNVVREWASMSVKPTAFLVSCNHIAAGMVTEAKKQGIRIPEDITIIGCDDQEVADILGITTISHSSKNVGIKAFELLYEKINDEEIDVKHVELLPNLVNRETT is encoded by the coding sequence ATGACGAATATAAGAAAGATTGCTGAACTTGCTGGGGTATCGGTTTCAACTGTTTCACGTGTACTCAATAATCATCCGTACGTGAATGAACAGAAACGAAAAGAAATTTTAGCGATTATAGAAGAATTAAATTATACGCAAAATGTGAATGCTATTCATTTAGTGAAAGGAAAAACGAATGTAATTGGCGTTTTATTGCCGCACGTAAATGATCAATATTACAGTGCCATTATTGGGGGAATATCAAAGGAAACCGCAAAGAATAATTATAATATGATGCTTTGCCAGACAAATTATAGCGAAGAAAAAGAGCTTGAAATTTTACAGATGTTAAAAATGAAAAAGCTTGATGGAGTAATTATATGTTCACGGACAAATAGTAAGGAAAAACTTGAAGAGTATACGAAGTTTGGTCCAATTGTGATGTGTGAAGAAATAGATTCGAATTTCATTTCGAGTGTACATATTGATTACTACAAAGTATTTTTGCGCGGGATGAAAAGCTTAATAGATGCTGGTCATACACGTATCGGATATTGCATTGGAAGAAGTAATAGTATTAATAGCCAAAGGCGAAAAAAGGCGTATGAGGATTCACTTCAACAGATTGTTATAACACCGTTAGATGCCTGGAAGTTTAAAGGCTGTTTTACGGTGGAAGATGGGCGCAATGTAGTCAGGGAATGGGCTAGTATGTCTGTAAAACCGACGGCGTTTCTTGTATCTTGTAATCATATTGCTGCAGGAATGGTAACGGAGGCGAAAAAACAAGGAATTCGTATCCCAGAGGATATTACGATTATCGGATGTGATGATCAAGAGGTAGCAGATATATTAGGTATTACGACGATTTCGCATTCGAGTAAAAATGTTGGTATAAAGGCATTTGAATTATTATATGAAAAGATTAATGATGAGGAAATAGATGTGAAACATGTAGAGTTATTACCAAATTTGGTAAATAGGGAAACGACATAA